CTGGGCTTCAGAGGCGAGCTTGGTTCTCGGGTAGTTTTCGACGACGGTTTGAAACGCGATGTTGGCGTTGACCTTGTCGCCGTCGTCCTGGTAGACTTCACCGATGGCGAACTGGGAATAGGAGGCATACTTGCCGTAAGGAGAGTTGCGAATGACACCCTGATACATGGTGACCAGCTCGCTGCGGTCCATCTTCATCGGAATGAGCAACAAGGTGGGCTGCTTTTTGCCGGCGCGGGCTTCTTCAGCAATTTGAAACTGCTGTTCGATGGCGTTGTCGAACAAAGAGCTCTGACGGTAGTCGGTGATGAACTTTTGGAAGGCTTCAAAGGCGTCCTTCAGTTTATCCTGGGAGCGAAGGATGGAGGCGTATTCAAACTGGGCGTTGGCGGCGCTGTTGGTGAAGCGGTAGCGGCTGACGATGTCGCGGTAGATGGAAAGAGCCTTGCCTGCGTCGCCGGTGGACTGGGCGGTTTTGGCGTCGCGCAGCATGGCTTGGGCGGCGGCTTCCTGGGATTGTTGCTCGGAGGCGGAAGGGACGCTGTCAGGGGTCTTTTTGAACCAGTTGACAGGGTTGAGTTTGCTTTGGGCGGCAAGCGGAGTGTCGATTGCTGTCACGGCAAAAACAGTGGCGGTCATCAGGGCGACACGAAAATAAGGCTGCGCGTTCATTATGGTGGCGAAACTAAGAGAGGCTTTTGTGGGCGTCAAGGGATTCGGAATGCGGATTGCGGAAATGGGGGCGGGGCTTTGGAAGTCGGAGGTGGGAAGTGGGAAGTCGGAGGTGGACTTGTTAACTCCGCTTTCTGCCTCCGACCTCCGTCATTGATGGATCAAATGGCCGCGACGATGGCACTGCCGATTTCGGCGGTGTTGACTTTGCGGGTGCCTTCAGCGCCGCTGTAGATGTCGCCGGTGCGGAGGCCGTCATCGATGACCTTGCGAACGGCGGCTTCGATGGCAGCGGCTTCTTTTTCGAGTCCGAGGGAGAAACGCAGCAGAAGGGCGGTTGAGAGGATTTGCGCAATCGGGTTGGCGATGCCTTTTCCCGCGATGTCGGGGGCGGATCCGCCGGAGGGTTCGAAGAGGCCGAAGTAGAGTCCGTCGCCTTTGGCCTGACCGAGGCTGGCGCTGGCAAGCATGCCAAGGCTGCCGGTGATCATGGCCATTTCGTCCGACAGAATGTCGCCGAAAAGGTTTTCGCAGAGGACCACGTCGAAGCTGCGGGGCTGTTTGATGAGCTGCATGGCGGCGTTGTCGACGTAGAGGTGGCTGAGTTTCACGTCGGGATAGTCCTTGGCGACTTCTTCAACCGTGGCGCGCCAGAGGATGCCGTTTTCAAGAACGTTTGCCTTGTCGATGGAGGTGAGTTGTTTGCGACGGCCTTGAGCGGCCTTGAAGGCGACATGGGCGATGCGCACAATCTCGCTCTTTTTGTAGATCATGGTGTCGATGGCGGTCATTTCACCATCTTTTTCGCCACGGAACTTGGGCTGGCCGAAGTAGAGGCCGCCGGTCAGTTCGCGAACACAGAGCACATCGAAGCCGCCCGCGATGAGCTCCTCTTTTACGGGAGAAGCGTGGGTGAGGCTGGGGTAGCAAATGCTCGGGCGAAGGTTGGCGAACAGTCCGAAGTGTTTGCGGAGGGGGAGGAGGGCACCGCGTTCGGGTTGTTCATTGGGGGGAAGGGTTTCCCATTTTGGGCCGCCGACGCTGCCGAAGAGAATGGCGTCGCTGGCTTCGCAGGCGGCGAGAGTCTCGGCAGGGAGGGCTTTGCCCACGGCATCAATGGCGGCTCCGCCGACGAGTTGTTCGGTGAATTCAAAGCTGGGACCGAATTTTTCGCTGATTTTGGCGAGGACGTGGCGTGCCTGGGCCATCACTTCGGGGCCGATGCCATCACCGGCGAGGACTGCGATCTTGTAAGGGGAACTCATGGGAGGGTTTCCTTGGATGGGATTCGAGCGGTGCGCAAGGGCATTTCATTGTGGCTACCCAGCGAAGTCGGCAGAAGGATGATTCTGCTTTCGATGATCGGAGTTTTGGTTTCTACTAAGGGAATGCGTCTTGTAATTCATCAAAGTGGGGTGCCGTCGGAGGTGGTTTTTTTGGAGGAGTTTGAAGCGGGGGAGCCGCAGGGGCATGAGGTCCGGGTAAGAATGTTGTATGCGCCGATCAATCCGGCGGATTTGAATTTCATCGAGGGGACCTATGGAAAGGCACCGAATTTTCCGGCCGTGCCAGGTGTTGAGGGTTGTGGACGGGTGGAATCGGTTGGGGAGGCGGTGGAATCTCTGGAGGTGGGGGATTTGGTGATTCCGTTGTCGGCCTGGGGTTCGTGGACGACGACGATGGTGCTGGCCGAGAATCAGTTCGCGAAATTGCCCAAAGATTTTGATGAGGTGCAGGCGGCGATGCTACGGGTGAATCCGACGACAGCATGGCGGTTGTTGCATGAATATCGACTGCTGGAACAGGGTGACTGGGTGGTGCAGAATGCGGGGAATTCCGGGGTGGGCAGGGCGGTGATTCAAATTGCGAAGTCGCAGGGGTTTCGAACGATCAGTTTTGTGCGGCGGCAGGAGTTGATTGCCGAATTGAAGGCGTTGGGCGGTGACGCGGTGTTTTTGGATGATGCGGAAGGAGTTCGGTTGGCGTTGGAGCTGGTGGGCGAGGAAAAAGTGCGATTGGCTCTGAACGCGGTGGGCGGTGACAGTGCGTTGCGGTTGATGGAGGTGGTGTCGGTGTCGGGAGCGGTGGTGACGTATGGGGCGATGAGTCGTCGAAGTTTGAAAGTCCCCAATAAGTATTTGATTTTCAAGGACTTGGAGATCCGGGGCTGCTGGTTGAGCCGGTGGATGGATCATGCGAGTTCGGCGGAGATTGCGGAGGTGATGCAGCCGCTGGTGGCGATGGTCATGAAGGGGGATTTGCTGCAGCCGGTGGAGCGGGTGTTTGAGGTGGGTGAGTATCGGGAAGCATTGGCGAGGGCGCAGGAGTCGGGCCGGGCAGGGAAGGTATTACTGAAGTTTTAATGATATGGAAGATGTCAGGGATGCGTATTTATCGTAGGCGCAGGGACGAAACTTCCCATTGCGTGAACCCGTTAAAGACCTTATTATCTAGTTATTATGAACCACCCTTTCCTCGCCATCGGTCCTCTCGGCACCACGGAAATGATCATCATCGCAGTGTTGATCCTTGTGCTGTTTGGTGCCAAAAAACTTCCTTCTTTTGCCCGCAGTCTCGGGAAGAGCATGGGGGAATTCAAGAAAGCTCGTGAAGAGTTTGAGCATGAATTGACTACTGCTCAGGACGAAGCTGCCCGCCCTGTGACAAAAGCTCCTGAGCAGCAGCGCATTCCTACGACGACGGACGCGTAATTCCCGTTTTACTTCTTGCCAATATCACCGCTTCATGTTGCCTGTGGGCCATGAAGCGGTTTTGTTTTTTGCCTGGTGTCATCGGAGTTTTGCTTGGGCTGATTGTTGACCTGAGTGCACAAGTCGTTCGGGAACCGGGTGAGGTGGTGTTTTGCGCCTACAACGTAAAGAACTACTTGAAGATGCAGCGTTTTGTGGATGGACAGCGGACGGAAGGGGTGGGCAAGCCGGAGAGGGAAATCAAGGCGGTGGTGAAGTTTTTGACGGAGATCAATGCGGATGTGGTGGGTTTGACCGAGATTGGGTCAAAGGAGGATCTGGAGGATCTGCGGTCGCGATTGAAGAAGAACGGGATCGACTATCCGCATGTGGAGCATGCGCATGGCGGCGACCCGGTGAGGTGTCAGGGGTTGCTGAGCAAGTTGCCGATTGTGGCGAGGGATTCGCAGAAGAGTCTGACGTATAAATTGGGAGAAGTGGTGTTTCCTCTGCAGCGGGGGATTTTGGATGTGACCTTGCAGACGGCTGGTGGAG
This is a stretch of genomic DNA from Phragmitibacter flavus. It encodes these proteins:
- the leuB gene encoding 3-isopropylmalate dehydrogenase — encoded protein: MSSPYKIAVLAGDGIGPEVMAQARHVLAKISEKFGPSFEFTEQLVGGAAIDAVGKALPAETLAACEASDAILFGSVGGPKWETLPPNEQPERGALLPLRKHFGLFANLRPSICYPSLTHASPVKEELIAGGFDVLCVRELTGGLYFGQPKFRGEKDGEMTAIDTMIYKKSEIVRIAHVAFKAAQGRRKQLTSIDKANVLENGILWRATVEEVAKDYPDVKLSHLYVDNAAMQLIKQPRSFDVVLCENLFGDILSDEMAMITGSLGMLASASLGQAKGDGLYFGLFEPSGGSAPDIAGKGIANPIAQILSTALLLRFSLGLEKEAAAIEAAVRKVIDDGLRTGDIYSGAEGTRKVNTAEIGSAIVAAI
- a CDS encoding MDR family NADPH-dependent oxidoreductase; its protein translation is MRLVIHQSGVPSEVVFLEEFEAGEPQGHEVRVRMLYAPINPADLNFIEGTYGKAPNFPAVPGVEGCGRVESVGEAVESLEVGDLVIPLSAWGSWTTTMVLAENQFAKLPKDFDEVQAAMLRVNPTTAWRLLHEYRLLEQGDWVVQNAGNSGVGRAVIQIAKSQGFRTISFVRRQELIAELKALGGDAVFLDDAEGVRLALELVGEEKVRLALNAVGGDSALRLMEVVSVSGAVVTYGAMSRRSLKVPNKYLIFKDLEIRGCWLSRWMDHASSAEIAEVMQPLVAMVMKGDLLQPVERVFEVGEYREALARAQESGRAGKVLLKF
- a CDS encoding Sec-independent protein translocase subunit TatA/TatB codes for the protein MNHPFLAIGPLGTTEMIIIAVLILVLFGAKKLPSFARSLGKSMGEFKKAREEFEHELTTAQDEAARPVTKAPEQQRIPTTTDA
- a CDS encoding endonuclease/exonuclease/phosphatase family protein, whose amino-acid sequence is MKRFCFLPGVIGVLLGLIVDLSAQVVREPGEVVFCAYNVKNYLKMQRFVDGQRTEGVGKPEREIKAVVKFLTEINADVVGLTEIGSKEDLEDLRSRLKKNGIDYPHVEHAHGGDPVRCQGLLSKLPIVARDSQKSLTYKLGEVVFPLQRGILDVTLQTAGGARFRCMGVHLKSKREVPEADESLMRRNEAALLRQHVEAVLVKAPETELLVYGDFNENSHEAPMVELRGRSRAELSLSDVKLVDTRGQTWTYYWAAADVYSRFDYVLANRALMKRVNMKSSYVYDVPDFLTGSDHRPVVVKLGFGDVKK